A window of the Fusarium fujikuroi IMI 58289 draft genome, chromosome FFUJ_chr09 genome harbors these coding sequences:
- a CDS encoding related to TOB3 (member of AAA-ATPase family), whose amino-acid sequence MEQTDSITPSDRQSGPKHNQKSGQQEADTTMANDVDPSAPAAAPPESVERTSKSGSCSRKSRQQKKKKERSQETKPASMKDEAETSSIASEDESTSDDDQASETTTLTPKHYSGVNGASKSKKERTNGAFSKKKTSKASTKKQKKPKKKKNKTGSCSDTASDSDSDLDSSDPESSDNEDLAEKNDRTKSSSGLEGQLRALELQFAQLQHQLGNSNGLAPPVNPSAFAQLPNPTPSAFASFGSSAPPYSLQNALASQAAGLDPLFGRRRSTAVRPNRGGRRPMQLSAVPTLEGSDPDSITNDYLRGELRVKGKKPKGPAFKRVDQVWDNSIHNFKLQDTADTDTDSQYDEYIFHVRRKFDWEGKHVATVVDIKSKLLRECLQDVIGNAEGISLVDETPKMNPEVLFLYLEDLRDHLKALRKAKPAGKSKKSQKKNKSLLKEKKQHLKILIKYLDHDFETTKESLYPMLKNGLITFELLWALWKPDTLVYATTYGNASEPRVFKVESAHLHHSVMRGSYYHVEGKYMEFDGKRFGYGNTSVEIDGFQGAKKIKSLPCYPLQYHHNEQKLRLDLIERGKKFASLSGVHYKSYKGIAFMKRRNGSVMKFNIQSSRVMIDPTIFRRTNPNYNVSTVKPKDPDIIEEETSESDSGNCACGSDSEGAEMVKFVKKVYKDENGEVHMVSFPKSLVKDEPGNPELDELPSKNVESDDEEDMEIVDFTDEDYLIASPVVLGFSFSEKQWLEFAVSCVNEIKWNEKAWDSLVLEDGTKDLIKALVKSRKYHAANTIDDVIQGKGKGLVTVLHGPPGTGKTLTAEGIGELLQCPLYMVSAGELGTDSRFLEAELQKILDICHAWGAILLLDEADVFLEKRNMHDIHRNALVSIFLRQLEYFQGILFLTTNRVETFDEAFQSRIHIALRYDNLKSPAKRAIFKMFLDRVHKLGKLKVEPLTEDDLDILSKQALNGREIKNVVGSAQDLAVNKGEALSMRHIRQVLDVHAKFGRDLKGGSGYEDAMRSYF is encoded by the exons ATGGAGCAGACAGATTCGATTACTCCTTCCGATCGTCAAAGTGGCCCAAAACACAACCAAAAGTCTGGCCAACAAGAGGCAGATACCACGATGGCTAATGACGTTGACCCATCAGCCCCTGCTGCGGCCCCTCCAGAGTCGGTAGAAAGAACTTCTAAGAGTGGTTCTTGTTCGAGGAAGAGCaggcagcagaagaagaaaaaggagagGAGTCAAGAAACCAAGCCAGCTTCGATgaaagatgaagctgagacTTCTAGCATTGCTAGTGAAGACGAATCTACttcagatgatgatcaaGCCTCGGAAACCACAACCCTGACTCCCAAGCATTATTCAGGAGTTAATGGCGCaagcaagagcaagaaggaacGAACCAACGGTGCCTTTTCTAAAAAGAAGACTTCCAAGGCTTCCACtaagaagcagaagaagccaaagaagaaaaagaacaagacaggCAGTTGCTCTGACACCGCGTCTGATTCCGACAGCGATTTAGATTCCTCCGATCCCGAATCCTCTGATAATGAGGACCTTGCTGAGAAAAATGACCGAACCAAGTCTTCTTCAGGCCTCGAGGGCCAACTTAGGGCGCTCGAACTCCAGTTTGCTCAACTGCAACATCAGCTGGGTAACTCTAATGGTCTTGCTCCACCGGTTAACCCAAGCGCTTTTGCTCAACTACCCAATCCAACCCCAAGCGCTTTTGCCTCGTTTGGTTCTTCGGCTCCGCCGTATTCTCTCCAAAATGCTCTGGCTTCGCAGGCAGCTGGTCTCGATCCACTGTTCGGTCGTCGTCGATCAACTGCTGTTCGCCCTAATCGTGGCGGACGTCGACCCATGCAACTTTCAGCAGTGCCAACTCTCGAAGGCAGTGATCCAGATAGTATCACCAATGATTATTTGCGTGGCGAGTTGAGGGTTAAGGGTAAAAAACCTAAGGGTCCTGCCTTTAAACGCGTGGATCAGGTGTGGGACAACAGCATACACAATTTCAAACTTCAGGACACAGCCGACACAGACACCGATTCCCAGTACGACGAATACATCTTTCATGTTAGGAGGAAGTTCGACTGGGAGGGCAAGCATGTAGCAACTGTTGTCGACATCAAGAGCAAGTTGCTTCGGGAATGTCTACAGGACGTTATCGGCAACGCGGAAGGCATCAGCCTGGTAGACGAAACACCAAAAATGAATCCTGAGGTCCTCTTCTT GTACCTGGAAGACCTCCGTGATCATTTGAAGGCACTACGCAAAGCCAAACCTGCTggcaagtccaagaagagtcagaagaaaaataaaagtctactcaaggaaaagaaacagcaTCTCAAGATACTTATCAAGTATCTTGACCATGACTTTGAAACCACAAAGGAAAGTCTCTATCCTATGCTCAAGAATGGCCTCATTACATTTGAGCTACTTTGGGCTTTGTGGAAACCGGATACACTTGTCTATGCCACAACGTACGGAAACGCAAGTGAGCCACGAGTTTTCAAGGTCGAATCAGCACACCTACACCACAGCGTTATGAGAGGCAGCTATTATCACGTTGAAGGAAAATATATGGAATTCGATGGTAAGCGTTTTGGTTATGGGAATACATCAGTCGAGATAGACGGGTTCCAGGgcgccaagaagatcaagagtctTCCTTGTTATCCGCTTCAATATCACCATAACGAGCAGAAGCTCCGACTTGATTTGATCGAAAGAGGCAAGAAGTTTGCGTCATTGAGTGGTGTCCATTACAAGAGCTACAAGGGCATCGCCTTCATGAAGCGCAGGAATGGCTCGGTAATGAAGTTCAACATTCAGTCCAGCAGAGTCATGATTGACCCGACTATCTTCAGGAGGACCAACCCCAACTACAACGTCTCGACTGTTAAGCCCAAGGACCCCGACATCATCGAGGAAGAGACTTCGGAATCAGATTCCGGGAACTGTGCGTGTGGCTCAGATTCGGAGGGCGCAGAAATGGTGAAGTTTGTCAAGAAAGTCTACAAGGACGAGAACGGCGAAGTACATATGGTCAGCTTTCCTAAAAGCTTGGTTAAGGATGAGCCCGGAAACCCCGAACTCGATGAACTCCCCTCCAAAAATGTGgaaagtgatgatgaagaggacatgGAAATCGTCGATTTCACTGATGAGGATTATCTCATTGCCTCTCCAGTGGTACTTGGTTTCTCATTTTCAGAAAAGCAATGGTTGGAGTTCGCCGTTTCCTGCGTCAATGAAATCAAATGGAATGAGAAGGCGTGGGACTCCCTGGTTCTGGAAGATGGCACCAAGGACCTGATCAAGGCCCTTGTGAAGTCACGCAAATATCACGCGGCTAACACTATCGATGATGTTATACAGGGCAAGGGAAAGGGGCTCGTCA CCGTCCTACACGGACCTCCTGGAACTGGCAAGACACTCACGGCCGAAGGAATCGGAGAATTGCTCCAGTGCCCACTTTATATGGTATCGGCTGGCGAGTTAGGAACAGACTCGAGGTTTCTGGAGGCTGAGTTACAAAAGATACTGGACATTTGCCATGCCTGGGGTgctatccttcttcttgatgaggcAGACGTATTTCTGGAAAAGCGTAACATGCACGACATCCATCGCAATGCCCTCGTGAGCATTTTCCTTCGCCAGCTGGAGTATTTCCAGGGAATTTTATTTCTGACGACGAATCGAGTAGAA ACTTTCGACGAAGCCTTCCAGTCCCGAATTCACATCGCCTTGCGATATGACAATCTCAAGTCTCCTGCAAAGCGGGCCATCTTTAAGATGTTCCTCGACCGTGTTCATAAGCTgggcaagctcaaggtcgAACCATTGACTGAGGATGATCTGGACATACTATCGAAGCAAGCTCTGAATGGACGCGAAATCAAGAACGTGGTGGGCTCGGCTCAGGATCTCGCCGTTAACAAGGGTGAGGCCCTTAGCATGCGCCACATCAGACAGGTTCTTGACGTTCATGCCAAATTTGGGCGGGATTTGAAAGGAGGATCTGGTTATGAAGATGCTATGAGAAGCTACTTCTAG
- a CDS encoding related to LRP16 protein: MAATRGLSEIPTLASLYRDPDSALSEAHLSSRSDPDYPASDSINKRIGLIRGDITRLRLDAIVNAANRSLLGGGGVDGAIHRAAGTDLVKECKTLGPINTGEAVITKGYNLPSKHVIHTVGPVYAADANPNESLANCYRESLKLAVKNGVTTIAFSAISTGVYGFPNLPAAKIACRTVREFLESEEGSKLTRVVFVTFVAPDVNAYNETIPRMFPPTKDGSA, from the exons ATGGCTGCTACTAGAGGCCTCAGCGAAATTCCCACCCTCGCCTCTCTCTATCGCGACCCTGATTCTGCCCTATCCGAGGCTCATCTATCATCAAGAAGCGACCCTGACTATCCTGCATCTGATTCCATCAACAAGCGCATCGGCTTAATTCGCGGTGATATCACCAGACTTCGCCTCGATGCTATCGTCAACGCCGCAAACAGGTCTCTGCTAGGTGGAGGGGGCGTTGATGGAGCTATTCATAGGGCCGCCGGCACTGACCTGGTTAAGGAGTGCAAGACCCTCGGTCCCATCAACACTGGCGAGGCCGTCATCACAAAGGGTTACAATCTCCCTTCCAAGCATGTCATTCACACCGTCGGACCTGTGTACGCTGCAGATGCGAACCCTAATGAGAGTCTCGCCAATTGCTACCGCGAAAGTTTGAAGCTTGCCGTCAAGAACGGCGTGACCACAATCGCTTTCAGCGCCATCAGCACAGGCGTTTACGGGTTTCCCAACCTTCCTGCCGCTAAGATCGCCTGCAGGACTGTTAGAGAATTCCTCGAGAGTGAGGAGGGAAGCAAGCTCACCCGAGTGGTATTTGTTACGTTTGTTGCTCCTGATGTGAATGCGTACAACGAGACGATTCC ACGAATGTTCCCACCCACGAAAGACGGATCTGCATAG
- a CDS encoding related to YVC1-vacuolar cation channel produces the protein MPSTWSRFKGLFSDGTTSRREWLHEEERALLPSHRNQNIASATPPAEVMKVCLRLRHLIRECVPCELEESAITRSHSTVITSKVVQAAKEAGGQKYRSCVVYALLVNMRWFKREAILELWDADLHDLRAVACTVIAKQIIEGEEDLDYLLHHVLLRRYSFLIDQVPTAPTNVIEKAVDLHAVRVIGSSGYQKCIAYLWRGWLVQDEDDPSEFVDYKNKANTSLLVHMDPDRMRAPRYQNAAQLLFSIIYLGLYTAAVNSANASGVLDGAEIALYIFTFAYVCDECLKLYKAGYHILGFWNVFNSVLYSFLTVSLVLRIIGLAYSDNDDVHKKYNELSYNLLSFVAPMFWSRLLLYFDSFRFFGAMLVVLKVMMKESLIFFALLIVVIIGFLQAFIGLDIADDNIMGDTWFIIESMLKAIMQSPEFDGFDDFGHPFGLILYYCFTFVVMIILLNILIALYNSAYEDIYENADDEYLALFAQKTMQFVRAPDENVYIAPFNLVEIVISGLLEWWVPRSTYEFVNDCVMATLYSPLLFVAAIFERRSARKIRHNRSRGEEDDDQINEWEQFHEDLDMEGEGWTKTCEAVKPNVEDEPAVIEVRKLRAEMEELKAMLSQLTNSKGSDDETITGSKSGKEPAIEDDDTQEISEAAETQDAPDTSDTPEGEGASGDQKQGKKNKKKNKKKGPGGSSN, from the exons ATGCCCAGCACATGGAGCCGTTTCAAGGGCCTCTTTAGCGATGGAACCACCAGCCGACGCGAGTGGCTccatgaggaggagagagccC TTTTGCCTAGTCATCGGAACCAGAACATCGCATCTGCTACTCCTCCGGCCGAGGTCATGAAGGTTTGCCTGCGATTGCGACATTTGATCCGCGAATGTGTCCCTTGCGAGCTTGAAGAAAGCGCTATTACGCGATCCCATAGCACTGTCATTACCAGCAAGGTTGTACAGGCGGCTAAGGAAGCTGGCGGCCAGAAATACCGATCATGCGTT GTGTACGCCCTGCTTGTGAATATGCGATGGTTTAAACGCGAAGCCATTCTCGAGCTGTGGGATGCTGATCTCCACGATTTGCGCGCTGTTGCCTGCACTGTCATCGCTAAGCAGAT TAtcgagggagaggaggatCTCGATTACCTCCTGCACCACGTCCTTCTTCGTCGGTACTCTTTTCTCATTGATCAGGTTCCTACAGCCCCAACCAATGTCATTGAGAAGGCTGTCGACCTGCACGCAGTTCGGGTCATTGGCTCCTCTGGTTATCAGAAATGTATTGCCTATCTCTGGCGTGGCTGGCTAGTCcaggacgaagatgatccCTCCGAGTTTGTTGACTACAAGAACAAAGCAAACACCAGCCTACTTGTCCACATGGACCCCGATCGTATGCGTGCACCTCGCTACCAGAATGCCGCCCAGTTGCTATTCTCCATTATATATCTTGGCCTGTACACGGCCGCAGTCAACTCTGCCAATGCGTCAGGAGTACTGGATGGCGCTGAGATTGCGCTTTACATCTTCACCTTTGCATATGTCTGCGACGAATGCCTCAAATTGTACAAGGCTGGCTACCACATCCTGGGATTCTGGAATGTTTTTAACTCCGTCCTTTACTCCTTCTTGACTGTATCATTGGTTCTACGCATCATAGGACTGGCATACAGCGACAATGACGATGTGCATAAGAAGTACAACGAGCTCAGCTATAATCTGCTTTCTTTTGTTGCACCCATGTTTTGGTCCCGCCTCTTGCTCTATTTTGACAGCTTCCGTTTCTTCGGCGCCATGCTAGTTGTGCTGAAAGTTATGATGAAGGaatctctcatcttctttgccttgctTATCGTTGTCATCATTGGCTTCCTCCAGGCATTCATCGGTCTGGATATTGCTGATGACAACATTATGGGCGATACCTGGTTCATCATTGAGTCTATGCTCAAAGCTATCATGCAGAGTCCTGAGTTTGATGGTTTCGATGATTTTGGACATCCATTCGGTCTGATTCTCTACTACTGCTTTACTTTTGTTGTCATG ATTATTCTCCTCAATATCCTCATTGCACTTTACAACTCGGCCTATGAGGATATCTATGAGAATGCCGATGACGAATATCTGGCACTGTTCGCGCAAAAGACGATGCAGTTCGTCCGAGCTCCTGATGAGAATGTTTACATCGCCCCTTTTAACCTGGTCGAAATCGTCATTTCGGGACTACTTGAGTGGTGGGTGCCAAGGTCCACATACGAGTTTGTCAATGACTGCGTCATGGCTACTCTatactctcctcttctttttgttgcAGCCATTTTCGAGAGGCGATCTGCACGAAAGATTCGACACAACCGCTCACGaggcgaggaggatgacgaccAGATCAATGAGTGGGAACAATTTCACGAGGACCTTGACATGGAAGGCGAAGGTTGGACCAAGACGTGTGAGGCCGTCAAACCTAACGTGGAAGACGAGCCTGCTGTCATTGAAGTCCGCAAGCTGCgagctgagatggaagaacTCAAGGCGATGCTTTCTCAACTCACAAACAGCAAAgggagtgatgatgagaccaTAACGGGCTCAAAGAGTGGAAAGGAGCCAGCCATTGAAGACGACGATACCCAAGAGATAtccgaggctgctgagacCCAGGATGCGCCAGACACGTCGGATACTccagagggagagggagctTCTGGTGATCAAAAGCAGGGtaagaaaaacaagaaaaagaacaagaagaagggcccGGGTGGATCCAGTAACTAG
- a CDS encoding related to Allergen Asp f 4, whose amino-acid sequence MKVSSSVVILAAALGVSAHPSGHAHQRAHAKRDFVVANKPVTVVEYATQVVTADAAPATAVPEAPASPKVDADTVPKAATSAPAPVASAPAKSNKNKGKKHNSSSGSGYKAFCGGKKAKRATLEDIAATGNTGVPGDFGCNMMTVDEDVADKYDYTVTFNNDHDGDKECACWNKIGPDGKIDGFFAQNVALEFTVSASSSQVVAFDSDSQGGCACATGKVPTTKDNLWAGTWLEFDFGSKRNKNWSGADASCLVSAAASLDIPGLRVCDTSDNTCSTINPGGTGKNAYLGGMEAEDGIGINTPAEQVRLTVDIDYSA is encoded by the coding sequence ATGAAGGTCTCTTCTTCCGTTGTCATTCTGGCCGCCGCCCTCGGCGTCTCTGCCCACCCCAGCGGCCACGCTCACCAGCGTGCTCACGCCAAGCGCGACTTCGTCGTTGCCAACAAGCCCGTCACCGTTGTTGAGTACGCTACTCAGGTCGTCACCGCTGATGCCGCCCCTGCTACCGCTGTCCCTGAGGCTCCCGCCTCTCCCAAGGTCGATGCCGACACCGTCCCCAAGGCTGCCACCAGCGCTCCCGCCCCTGTTGCTTCCGCTCCTGCTAAGtccaacaagaacaagggcaagaagcaCAACTCGAGCTCCGGTTCCGGTTACAAGGCTTTCTGCGGtggcaagaaggccaagcgtGCCACTCTTGAGGACATTGCTGCCACTGGCAACACTGGTGTTCCCGGTGACTTTGGCTGCAACATGATGACTGTCGATGAGGATGTCGCCGACAAGTACGACTACACTGTCACCTTCAACAACGACCACGATGGCGACAAGGAGTGCGCTTGCTGGAACAAGATCGGACCTGATGGCAAGATCGATGGTTTCTTCGCTCAGAACGTTGCTCTGGAGTTCACTGTTTCCGCCTCCAGCTCACAGGTTGTTGCTTTCGACAGTGACTCCCAGGGTGGCTGCGCTTGTGCCACCGGTAAGGTCCCCACCACAAAAGACAACCTGTGGGCCGGTACTTGGCTCGAGTTCGACTTCGGCAGCAAGCGAAACAAGAACTGGTCTGGCGCTGACGCCTCTTGCCTTGTCTCTGCCGCCGCAAGCCTCGACATCCCCGGTCTCCGAGTCTGCGACACCTCCGACAACACTTGCTCTACCATCAACCCCGGTGGCACTGGCAAGAACGCTTACCTCGGTGGCATGGAGGCTGAGGACGGTATTGGTATCAACACTCCTGCCGAGCAGGTCCGCCTCACCGTCGACATTGACTACTCCGCTTAA